Proteins encoded within one genomic window of Streptomyces taklimakanensis:
- a CDS encoding WhiB family transcriptional regulator, whose protein sequence is MADFSRLPGPNADLWDWQLLAACRGVDSSLFFHPEGERGAARSAREASAKEVCMRCPVRSECATHALTVREPYGVWGGLTEDEREELMGRARTRLVGTATGA, encoded by the coding sequence ATGGCAGATTTCTCCCGTCTTCCGGGCCCCAACGCCGATCTGTGGGACTGGCAGCTGCTGGCCGCCTGTCGAGGAGTCGACAGCTCGCTGTTCTTCCACCCCGAGGGCGAACGCGGAGCGGCGCGGAGCGCGCGCGAAGCGTCCGCCAAGGAGGTGTGCATGCGTTGCCCGGTCCGTTCGGAGTGCGCCACCCACGCCCTCACCGTGCGTGAGCCGTACGGAGTATGGGGCGGGCTGACCGAGGACGAGAGGGAGGAGCTGATGGGCCGCGCACGGACCCGGCTGGTGGGCACGGCGACCGGCGCGTGA
- the groL gene encoding chaperonin GroEL (60 kDa chaperone family; promotes refolding of misfolded polypeptides especially under stressful conditions; forms two stacked rings of heptamers to form a barrel-shaped 14mer; ends can be capped by GroES; misfolded proteins enter the barrel where they are refolded when GroES binds) translates to MAKILKFDEDARRALERGVNKLADTVKVTIGPKGRNVVIDKKFGAPTITNDGVTIAREVEVEDPYENLGAQLVKEVATKTNDIAGDGTTTATVLAQALVREGLRNVAAGASPAALKKGIDAAVKAVSDDLLATARPIDEKSDIAAVAALSAQDKQVGELIAEAMDKVGKDGVITVEESNTFGLELDFTEGMAFDKGYLSPYMVTDQERMEAVLDDPYILIHQGKISAIADLLPLLEKIIQSNSSKPLLIIAEDVEGEALSTLVVNKIRGTFNAVAVKAPGFGDRRKAMLGDMATLTGATVVAEEVGLKLDQVGLEVLGTARRVTVTKDDTTIVDGGGKADDVQGRVAQIKAEIETTDSDWDREKLQERLAKLAGGVCVIRVGAATEVELKEKKHRLEDAISATRAAVEEGIVSGGGSALVHAAKVLEGNLDKEGDEATGVAVVRRAVVEPMRWIAENAGLEGYVITAKVAELEKGHGFNAATGEYVDLVKAGVIDPVKVTRSALENAASIASLLLTTETLVVEKPAEEEPEAAGHGHGHAH, encoded by the coding sequence ATGGCGAAGATCCTGAAGTTCGACGAGGACGCCCGTCGCGCCCTCGAGCGCGGTGTCAACAAGCTCGCCGACACCGTCAAGGTGACGATCGGTCCCAAGGGCCGCAACGTCGTCATCGACAAGAAGTTCGGTGCCCCGACCATCACCAACGACGGTGTCACCATCGCCCGTGAGGTCGAGGTCGAGGACCCGTACGAGAACCTGGGCGCCCAGCTCGTGAAGGAGGTGGCGACCAAGACCAACGACATCGCGGGTGACGGCACCACCACCGCCACCGTGCTGGCCCAGGCCCTGGTCCGCGAGGGCCTGCGCAACGTCGCCGCCGGCGCCTCCCCGGCCGCCCTGAAGAAGGGCATCGACGCCGCGGTCAAGGCCGTCTCCGACGACCTGCTGGCCACCGCCCGCCCGATCGACGAGAAGTCCGACATCGCCGCCGTCGCCGCCCTGTCCGCCCAGGACAAGCAGGTCGGCGAGCTGATCGCCGAGGCGATGGACAAGGTCGGCAAGGACGGCGTCATCACCGTCGAGGAGTCCAACACCTTCGGTCTGGAGCTGGACTTCACCGAGGGCATGGCCTTCGACAAGGGCTACCTGTCGCCCTACATGGTGACCGACCAGGAGCGCATGGAGGCCGTCCTCGACGACCCCTACATCCTGATCCACCAGGGCAAGATCTCCGCGATCGCGGACCTGCTGCCGCTGCTGGAGAAGATCATCCAGAGCAACAGCTCCAAGCCGCTGCTGATCATCGCCGAGGACGTCGAGGGCGAGGCCCTCTCCACCCTGGTGGTCAACAAGATCCGCGGCACCTTCAACGCGGTGGCCGTCAAGGCCCCGGGCTTCGGCGACCGCCGCAAGGCGATGCTGGGCGACATGGCGACGCTGACCGGCGCCACCGTGGTGGCCGAGGAGGTCGGCCTCAAGCTCGACCAGGTCGGCCTGGAGGTGCTGGGCACCGCCCGCCGCGTGACCGTCACCAAGGACGACACCACCATCGTCGACGGCGGCGGCAAGGCCGACGACGTGCAGGGTCGCGTCGCGCAGATCAAGGCCGAGATCGAGACCACCGACTCCGACTGGGACCGCGAGAAGCTCCAGGAGCGCCTCGCGAAGCTGGCCGGCGGTGTGTGCGTGATCCGCGTGGGCGCGGCCACCGAGGTCGAGCTCAAGGAGAAGAAGCACCGTCTGGAGGACGCCATCTCCGCGACCCGCGCCGCGGTCGAGGAGGGCATCGTCTCCGGTGGTGGCTCCGCGCTGGTCCACGCCGCCAAGGTGCTGGAGGGCAACCTCGACAAGGAGGGCGACGAGGCCACCGGTGTGGCGGTCGTCCGCCGCGCCGTGGTCGAGCCGATGCGCTGGATCGCCGAGAACGCCGGCCTGGAGGGCTACGTCATCACGGCCAAGGTGGCCGAGCTGGAGAAGGGCCACGGCTTCAACGCCGCGACCGGCGAGTACGTCGACCTGGTGAAGGCCGGCGTCATCGACCCGGTGAAGGTCACCCGCTCCGCGCTGGAGAACGCCGCCTCCATCGCCTCGCTGCTGCTCACGACCGAGACCCTGGTCGTCGAGAAGCCGGCCGAGGAGGAGCCGGAGGCCGCCGGCCACGGTCACGGCCACGCCCACTGA
- a CDS encoding THUMP-like domain-containing protein, which yields MHAPNDPASVPDPVAVFHGLLTDEGQALLAELRTYEPGRELALATRLRRRHPAELVSAAIAQARLRQRAVAKFGAEDASRMYFTPDGVEQATRASVAAYRAGRFAALGVRSLADLCCGNGGDAIALARAGVRVLAVDRAPLACAVARANVEALGLADRVEVRRADVTEVDTTGFDAVFADPARRGGRGRIFDPEAYSPPLSWAVEAARRAPRAALKVAPGIPHEAVPEDAAAEWISDGGDVKEAVLWFGDSFRGGPQARATLLPGPRTLVGAGLPDPPVGPVGRYLYEPDGAVIRAHLVAEVAEEVGGRLIDPTIAYVTADAPRPTPYASAYEITDTLPFNVKRLRALLRERGVGTLTVKKRGSAVEPEELRRKMKPSGPNAATVFLTRVAGAPSMLLGRPLTR from the coding sequence GTGCACGCTCCGAACGACCCCGCGTCCGTACCCGACCCCGTCGCCGTCTTCCACGGTCTGCTGACCGACGAGGGGCAGGCCCTCCTGGCGGAGCTGCGGACGTACGAGCCGGGGCGGGAGTTGGCCCTCGCCACCCGACTGCGCCGCCGGCACCCGGCCGAGCTGGTCTCGGCGGCCATCGCGCAGGCCCGGTTGCGGCAGCGGGCGGTGGCGAAGTTCGGGGCCGAGGACGCCTCCCGGATGTACTTCACCCCCGACGGCGTCGAACAGGCCACCCGCGCGAGCGTGGCCGCGTACCGGGCCGGGCGCTTCGCCGCCCTCGGGGTGCGGTCCCTGGCCGACCTGTGCTGCGGCAACGGCGGCGACGCCATCGCGCTCGCCCGCGCGGGCGTCCGCGTCCTGGCCGTCGACCGCGCTCCGCTCGCCTGCGCCGTCGCCCGTGCCAACGTCGAGGCGCTGGGCCTGGCCGACCGCGTCGAGGTGCGCCGCGCGGACGTGACGGAGGTGGACACCACCGGCTTCGACGCCGTCTTCGCCGACCCGGCCCGGCGCGGCGGTCGCGGCCGGATCTTCGACCCCGAGGCGTACTCGCCGCCGCTGTCCTGGGCGGTGGAGGCCGCCCGCCGGGCCCCGCGCGCCGCGCTGAAGGTGGCTCCCGGCATTCCGCACGAGGCGGTCCCCGAGGACGCGGCGGCGGAGTGGATCTCCGACGGCGGGGACGTGAAGGAGGCCGTGCTGTGGTTCGGCGACTCCTTCCGCGGAGGGCCCCAGGCGCGCGCCACCCTGCTGCCCGGTCCCCGCACCCTGGTCGGCGCCGGCCTGCCGGACCCGCCGGTCGGCCCGGTCGGCCGCTACCTGTACGAGCCGGACGGCGCGGTGATCCGCGCCCATCTGGTCGCGGAGGTGGCCGAGGAGGTCGGCGGGCGTCTGATCGACCCGACGATCGCCTACGTCACGGCCGACGCGCCCCGCCCGACCCCGTACGCGAGCGCGTACGAGATCACCGACACCCTCCCCTTCAACGTCAAGCGGCTGCGGGCGCTGCTGCGCGAGCGCGGCGTGGGCACGCTCACCGTCAAGAAGCGCGGCTCGGCGGTCGAACCGGAGGAGCTGCGCCGCAAGATGAAGCCGTCCGGCCCGAACGCGGCCACGGTCTTCCTCACCCGCGTCGCGGGCGCGCCCTCGATGCTGCTGGGCCGGCCCCTGACGCGCTGA
- a CDS encoding GuaB3 family IMP dehydrogenase-related protein, translated as MTEIEIGRGKRGRRAYAFDDIAVVPSRRTRDPKEVSIAWQIDAYRFELPFLAAPMDSVVSPSTAIRIGEMGGLGVLNLEGLWTRYEDPEPLLEEIREMDEADATRRLQEIYTEPIKEELIGQRIKEVRDSGVVTAAALSPQRTVQFSKAVVDAGVDLFVIRGTTVSAEHVSSAAEPLNLKQFIYELDVPVIVGGCATYTAALHLMRTGAAGVLVGFGGGAAHTTRNVLGIQVPMATAVADVAAARRDYLDESGGRYVHVIADGGVGWSGDLPKAIACGADAVMMGSPLARATDSPGRGHHWGMEAVHEDVPRGKRVHLGTVGTTEEVLLGPSHSPEGHMNFFGALRRAMATTGYSELKEFQRVEVTVSR; from the coding sequence GTGACTGAGATCGAGATCGGCCGCGGCAAGCGCGGAAGGCGCGCGTACGCCTTCGACGACATCGCCGTGGTGCCCAGCCGCCGCACGCGGGACCCGAAGGAGGTCTCGATCGCCTGGCAGATCGACGCCTACCGCTTCGAGCTGCCGTTCCTGGCGGCGCCGATGGACTCGGTCGTCTCGCCGAGCACCGCGATCCGCATAGGGGAGATGGGCGGCCTGGGGGTGCTCAACCTCGAAGGCCTGTGGACGCGCTACGAGGACCCCGAGCCGCTCCTGGAAGAGATCAGGGAGATGGACGAGGCGGACGCGACCCGCCGACTCCAGGAGATCTACACCGAGCCGATCAAGGAGGAGTTGATCGGGCAGCGGATCAAGGAGGTCCGCGACTCGGGCGTGGTGACGGCCGCCGCGCTGTCACCGCAGCGCACCGTGCAGTTCTCCAAGGCGGTCGTGGACGCGGGGGTCGACCTCTTCGTCATCCGCGGTACGACGGTCTCCGCCGAGCACGTCTCCTCGGCCGCGGAGCCGCTCAACCTCAAGCAGTTCATCTACGAGCTGGACGTCCCCGTCATCGTCGGCGGCTGCGCCACCTACACCGCCGCGCTGCACCTGATGCGCACCGGCGCCGCGGGCGTGCTCGTCGGCTTCGGCGGCGGCGCCGCCCACACCACCCGCAACGTGCTGGGCATCCAGGTGCCGATGGCCACCGCGGTGGCCGACGTGGCCGCGGCCCGCCGCGACTACCTGGACGAGTCCGGCGGCCGGTACGTCCACGTCATCGCCGACGGCGGCGTGGGCTGGTCCGGTGACCTGCCCAAGGCGATCGCCTGCGGCGCGGACGCGGTGATGATGGGCTCCCCGCTGGCCCGCGCCACCGACTCGCCCGGCCGGGGCCACCACTGGGGCATGGAGGCCGTCCACGAGGACGTGCCGCGCGGCAAGCGCGTCCACCTGGGCACGGTCGGCACCACCGAGGAGGTCCTGCTGGGCCCCTCGCACAGCCCCGAGGGCCACATGAACTTCTTCGGCGCCCTGCGCCGCGCCATGGCCACCACCGGTTACTCGGAGCTCAAGGAGTTCCAGCGGGTGGAGGTCACCGTCTCGCGCTGA
- a CDS encoding sigma-70 family RNA polymerase sigma factor: MRDDEILPAADGPGEIGALVQRAVEGDEQATHDLLARVHPLALRYCRTRLTRLPGDARHFVDDLAQEVCLAVLCALPRYRDTGKPFEAFVVAIAQHKVADLQRAAMRGPGSTAVPSDEMPERPDDSLGPEERALLSSDAEWARKLLANLPEHQRELVLLRVAVGLTAEETGQMLGMSPGAVRVAQHRALSRLRALAEQ; the protein is encoded by the coding sequence ATGCGCGACGACGAGATCCTCCCCGCGGCCGACGGCCCCGGGGAGATCGGCGCCCTCGTACAGCGCGCCGTCGAGGGGGACGAGCAGGCCACCCACGACCTCCTCGCCCGCGTCCACCCGCTCGCGCTGCGCTACTGCCGCACACGGCTGACCCGGCTGCCCGGTGACGCCCGACACTTCGTGGACGACCTCGCCCAGGAGGTCTGTCTGGCGGTGCTGTGCGCCCTGCCGCGCTACCGCGACACCGGCAAACCCTTCGAGGCCTTCGTGGTGGCCATCGCCCAGCACAAGGTCGCCGACCTCCAGCGCGCCGCCATGCGCGGGCCCGGCAGCACGGCCGTTCCCTCGGACGAGATGCCCGAGCGGCCCGACGACTCCCTGGGTCCCGAGGAGCGCGCCCTGCTGAGCAGCGACGCGGAGTGGGCGAGGAAACTCCTGGCCAACCTCCCCGAACACCAACGCGAGTTGGTGTTGTTGCGCGTCGCGGTGGGGCTCACCGCGGAGGAGACGGGACAGATGCTCGGAATGTCCCCGGGTGCCGTACGCGTTGCCCAGCACCGGGCCCTGTCGAGACTGCGCGCCCTCGCCGAGCAGTAG
- a CDS encoding SDR family NAD(P)-dependent oxidoreductase, whose product MTTALITGATSGIGAAFARRSARDGRDVVLVARDAERLRRTATELHDRHGVEASVLAADLATDEGIASVEERLGDRRHPIDLLVNNAGFGHRGRYLEVPVEDELRMLKVHCEAVLRLTSAAAERMRERGRGGIVNVASVAAFLPRGTYGASKAWVVQFTQGAARDLGRSGVRLMALCPGFVRTEFHQRAGMAAGNVPGWMWLDADRVVDAAMEDLARGKSLSIPDPRYKALMGIARLAPRGLVGRASSTTGRFSPR is encoded by the coding sequence ATGACGACTGCACTGATCACAGGAGCCACGTCCGGCATAGGCGCCGCCTTCGCCCGCAGATCGGCACGGGACGGCCGCGACGTGGTGCTGGTCGCCCGGGACGCCGAACGGCTGCGGCGGACCGCCACGGAGCTGCACGACCGGCACGGCGTCGAGGCGTCCGTGCTCGCCGCCGACCTGGCCACGGACGAGGGCATCGCGTCGGTCGAGGAGCGGCTGGGCGACCGCAGGCACCCGATCGACCTGCTGGTCAACAACGCGGGCTTCGGCCACCGGGGCCGCTACCTGGAGGTTCCCGTCGAGGACGAGCTGCGGATGCTCAAGGTGCACTGCGAGGCCGTGCTGCGGCTCACCTCGGCCGCGGCGGAGCGCATGCGGGAGCGCGGACGGGGCGGCATCGTCAACGTGGCCTCGGTGGCGGCCTTCCTGCCGCGCGGCACCTACGGCGCCTCCAAGGCGTGGGTCGTGCAGTTCACCCAGGGTGCCGCACGGGACCTGGGGAGGTCGGGGGTGCGGCTGATGGCGCTGTGCCCGGGGTTCGTGCGGACCGAGTTCCACCAACGCGCCGGCATGGCCGCCGGGAACGTGCCGGGCTGGATGTGGCTGGACGCGGACCGGGTGGTGGACGCGGCCATGGAGGACCTGGCCCGGGGCAAGTCCCTGTCGATCCCGGACCCGCGCTACAAGGCGCTGATGGGCATCGCCCGGCTGGCGCCCCGCGGCCTGGTCGGGCGCGCGTCCTCCACCACCGGACGCTTCAGCCCCAGGTGA
- a CDS encoding response regulator transcription factor, producing the protein MTSVLVCDDSPLAREALRRAVATVPGVERVTTAANGEEVLRRWGADRSDLILMDVRMPGLGGVETVRRLLSADPGARIIMLTVAEDLDGVALAVAAGARGYLHKDASRAELRATVTQALADPTWRLAPRRLRSAEMGAAPTLTAREIQVLEGMSHGRSNAEIGRELFLSEDTVKTHARRLFKKLGASDRAHAVALGFRWGLVR; encoded by the coding sequence ATGACTTCCGTCCTCGTCTGCGACGACTCCCCGCTTGCCCGAGAGGCGCTGCGCCGCGCGGTGGCGACCGTGCCCGGCGTGGAACGCGTGACCACGGCGGCCAACGGCGAGGAAGTCCTCCGCCGCTGGGGCGCCGACCGTTCCGATCTCATCCTGATGGACGTGCGGATGCCCGGCCTGGGCGGCGTGGAGACGGTGCGCCGCCTGCTCTCGGCCGATCCGGGCGCCCGCATCATCATGCTGACCGTCGCCGAGGACCTCGACGGCGTCGCGCTGGCCGTGGCCGCGGGGGCCCGCGGCTACCTGCACAAGGACGCCTCGCGCGCCGAGCTGCGGGCCACGGTCACCCAGGCGCTGGCCGATCCCACCTGGCGGCTCGCGCCGCGCCGGCTGCGCTCGGCCGAGATGGGAGCGGCGCCGACACTCACCGCCCGCGAGATCCAGGTCCTGGAGGGCATGAGCCACGGGCGTTCCAACGCCGAGATCGGACGCGAGCTCTTCCTCTCCGAGGACACGGTGAAGACCCATGCGCGGAGGCTGTTCAAGAAGCTCGGGGCCTCCGACCGGGCGCACGCCGTGGCGCTCGGCTTCCGCTGGGGCCTCGTCCGCTGA
- the guaB gene encoding IMP dehydrogenase gives MEGVKTDNGGNVDGVPEKFATLGLTYDDVLLLPGESDMAPQDIDTSSYVSRNVKVNIPLLSAAMDKVTEARMAIAMARQGGVGVLHRNLSIEDQANQVDQVKRSESGMVTDPITIRPDATLHEADELCGRFRISGVPVTDASGKLLGIVTNRDMAFELDRTREVREVMTPMPLVTGRVGISRADAMELLRRHKIEKLPLVDDEGVLKGLITVKDFVKAEKYPNAAKDAEGRLIVGAAVGVAGDAFERAQALIEAGADFIVVDTAHGHSRLVGEMVAKIKSNSSVDVVGGNVATRDGARALIDAGADGVKVGVGPGSICTTRVVAGIGVPQVTAIYEAALAAKEHDIPVIGDGGLQYSGDIAKALVAGADTVMLGSLLAGCEESPGELLFINGKQFKSYRGMGSLGAMQTRGQARSYSKDRYFQEAVATDDKLVPEGVEGQVPYRGPLGAVVHQLVGGLRQSMFYVGGRTVPEMKAKGRFVRITAAGLKESHPHDIQMTTEAPNYSRR, from the coding sequence ATGGAAGGCGTCAAGACGGACAACGGCGGCAACGTGGACGGGGTGCCCGAGAAGTTCGCGACGCTCGGGCTGACATACGACGACGTGCTGCTGCTGCCGGGCGAGTCGGACATGGCCCCGCAGGACATCGACACCTCCTCGTACGTCTCGCGCAACGTCAAGGTGAACATCCCGCTGCTCTCCGCGGCGATGGACAAGGTGACCGAGGCCCGCATGGCGATCGCCATGGCCCGCCAGGGCGGCGTCGGCGTGCTCCACCGCAACCTGTCGATCGAGGACCAGGCCAACCAGGTCGACCAGGTCAAACGGTCGGAGTCCGGCATGGTCACCGATCCGATCACCATCCGGCCCGATGCCACGCTCCACGAGGCGGACGAGCTGTGCGGACGCTTCCGGATCAGCGGCGTGCCGGTCACCGACGCCTCCGGCAAGCTGCTGGGCATCGTCACCAACCGCGACATGGCCTTCGAGCTGGACCGCACCCGTGAGGTCCGCGAGGTCATGACGCCGATGCCGCTGGTCACCGGCCGTGTCGGCATCTCCCGGGCGGACGCGATGGAGCTGCTGCGCCGCCACAAGATCGAGAAGCTGCCCCTGGTGGACGACGAGGGCGTGCTCAAGGGCCTGATCACGGTCAAGGACTTCGTCAAGGCCGAGAAGTACCCGAACGCCGCCAAGGACGCCGAGGGCCGCCTCATCGTCGGCGCGGCGGTCGGGGTCGCCGGCGACGCCTTCGAACGGGCCCAGGCCCTGATCGAGGCGGGGGCCGACTTCATCGTCGTGGACACCGCGCACGGCCACTCCCGGCTGGTCGGCGAGATGGTCGCCAAGATCAAGTCCAACTCCTCGGTCGACGTGGTCGGCGGCAACGTCGCCACCCGTGACGGTGCCCGGGCGCTGATCGACGCCGGCGCCGACGGCGTCAAGGTCGGTGTCGGCCCCGGCTCGATCTGCACCACCCGCGTGGTCGCCGGCATCGGCGTCCCGCAGGTCACCGCGATCTACGAGGCCGCCCTCGCCGCCAAGGAACACGACATCCCCGTCATCGGCGACGGCGGCCTCCAGTACAGCGGCGACATCGCCAAGGCCCTGGTCGCCGGCGCCGACACCGTGATGCTCGGCAGCCTGCTGGCGGGCTGCGAGGAGTCGCCGGGCGAGCTGCTGTTCATCAACGGCAAGCAGTTCAAGTCCTACCGGGGCATGGGCTCGCTGGGCGCGATGCAGACGCGCGGCCAGGCCAGGTCGTACTCCAAGGACCGCTACTTCCAGGAGGCGGTCGCCACCGACGACAAGCTCGTCCCCGAGGGCGTCGAGGGCCAGGTGCCCTACCGCGGCCCGCTGGGCGCCGTGGTGCACCAGCTCGTCGGCGGCCTGCGGCAGTCGATGTTCTACGTCGGCGGCCGCACCGTCCCGGAGATGAAGGCCAAGGGCCGCTTCGTGCGCATCACCGCGGCCGGGCTCAAGGAGAGCCACCCGCACGACATCCAGATGACGACCGAGGCACCGAACTACTCGCGGCGCTGA
- the groES gene encoding co-chaperone GroES → MTTATSSKVAIKPLEDRIVVQPLDAEQTTASGLVIPDTAKEKPQEGTVLAVGPGRFEDGNRLPLDVKVGDIVLYSKYGGTEVKYNNEEYLVLSARDVLAIIEK, encoded by the coding sequence GTGACGACCGCCACTAGCTCCAAGGTTGCCATCAAGCCGCTCGAGGACCGCATCGTGGTCCAGCCGCTCGACGCCGAGCAGACCACGGCCTCCGGCCTGGTCATCCCGGACACCGCGAAGGAGAAGCCCCAGGAGGGCACCGTCCTCGCCGTCGGTCCGGGTCGCTTCGAGGACGGCAACCGCCTGCCGCTCGACGTCAAGGTCGGCGACATCGTGCTGTACAGCAAGTACGGCGGCACCGAGGTGAAGTACAACAACGAGGAGTACCTCGTCCTCTCCGCTCGCGACGTCCTCGCGATCATCGAGAAGTAA